One stretch of Corynebacterium imitans DNA includes these proteins:
- a CDS encoding ParA family protein codes for MDEQNYDDTPIMAAAQRAAQMTSGRKTLPKPDHPRVLTIANQKGGVGKTTTAVNMAASLSKQGLKVLVVDLDPQGNASTALGAEHTSGTVSSYEILIGESEAKDAVQENPDNPNLFCIPATIDLAGAEIELVSMVRREYRLHDALRRGFLDEYGFDYVFIDCPPSLGLLTINAMTAVDEVLIPIQCEYYALEGVGQLLGNIGMIREHLNHNLHISAILLTMYDARTKLAAEVAAEVRDQFGQVVLNNVIPRSVKVSEAPGYGQTVIEYDPGSRGALAYFDAARELATRGDYQPHETTGPIGVSPAVYAELDGGTDDIDDTDGTDGTDSADEGN; via the coding sequence ATGGACGAGCAGAACTACGACGACACGCCGATCATGGCCGCGGCACAGCGGGCCGCGCAGATGACCTCGGGGCGCAAAACGCTGCCCAAGCCGGATCACCCGCGGGTGCTCACCATTGCCAACCAGAAAGGCGGGGTGGGCAAGACGACGACGGCGGTGAATATGGCGGCGTCGCTAAGCAAGCAGGGCCTGAAAGTCCTGGTGGTTGACCTGGACCCCCAGGGAAATGCCTCGACTGCACTTGGCGCTGAGCACACCTCCGGGACCGTCTCCAGCTACGAGATTCTCATCGGCGAGTCCGAGGCGAAAGACGCGGTGCAGGAGAACCCGGACAACCCGAACCTGTTCTGCATCCCGGCCACGATTGATCTTGCCGGCGCGGAGATCGAGCTGGTCTCGATGGTGCGGCGCGAGTACCGGCTGCACGACGCACTGCGGCGCGGGTTTTTGGATGAGTACGGCTTTGACTACGTCTTCATTGACTGCCCGCCTTCGCTCGGCCTGCTCACCATCAACGCGATGACCGCGGTGGACGAGGTGCTCATCCCGATCCAGTGCGAGTACTACGCGCTTGAGGGCGTGGGCCAGCTGCTGGGCAACATCGGCATGATCCGCGAGCACCTCAACCACAACCTGCACATCTCGGCGATCCTGTTGACCATGTACGACGCGCGCACGAAGCTCGCCGCCGAGGTCGCCGCCGAGGTGCGCGACCAGTTCGGGCAGGTGGTGCTGAACAACGTGATCCCGCGGTCGGTGAAGGTCTCCGAGGCACCGGGCTATGGGCAGACTGTGATCGAGTACGACCCGGGATCGCGCGGCGCGCTGGCCTACTTCGACGCGGCACGGGAGCTGGCGACGCGCGGGGACTACCAGCCGCACGAAACGACCGGGCCGATTGGTGTGAGCCCGGCGGTGTACGCGGAGCTTGACGGCGGCACAGATGACATAGATGACACAGACGGCACAGACGGCACAGATAGCGCGGACGAGGGAAACTAA